One Nitrospirota bacterium DNA segment encodes these proteins:
- a CDS encoding 2-oxoacid:acceptor oxidoreductase family protein, which yields MPPFTAWLPARRDHESDLVLTLAGEGVVGLKEGLSALERALIAEGFDVMAQKGRADGQGRRSTVRLRVSTEPVTSMGTGCDVLVCLDEGVSQLAPFGLARGSVLVCEQTSLAKLSPAAKEAGVVTYPVPFTDLGRQVGKNFSGKGLVAVGAVARLLGIPRDTVRNWVTMEFRRRYVDAGFRYAEEHLPKRDVFALEPPQAALPRVILDAHQAVLLGLGVSECGCGPACLSGRERSPDEWVAAHVSEARQLVSSLKNRRFPGVTVYRGPEAKMMVMVGADPTEALADEDTGRNQVVLVAADLADAVRLMGIAQRLVRDQDMEVWVAVDETLAGRTQSVPVHTLEQMASHPPPARREGMPAGTAGWPLSVEQDGGPGAEVGYVTWGAAQGVVREAVALCRSFGLAVSALYPKVLNPAPVDDIRSFAASVGRLVVVEPGRSGCYTNWVEAQTGLTTATIEPEPGAALTPMDLFMREGLGA from the coding sequence CCGACCTTGTTCTAACTCTCGCGGGAGAGGGCGTCGTCGGACTGAAAGAAGGCCTCTCCGCGCTCGAGCGGGCGCTGATCGCCGAAGGGTTCGACGTGATGGCGCAGAAAGGGCGTGCGGACGGGCAAGGGCGGCGCTCGACCGTCCGCCTGCGGGTGTCGACGGAACCGGTCACGTCGATGGGCACTGGTTGTGACGTGTTGGTCTGCTTGGACGAGGGTGTGTCCCAACTGGCTCCATTCGGCCTGGCGCGGGGGAGCGTGCTGGTCTGTGAGCAAACGAGCCTGGCGAAGTTGTCGCCGGCGGCGAAAGAAGCGGGCGTGGTCACGTACCCCGTGCCGTTTACCGATCTCGGTCGCCAAGTCGGGAAGAACTTCTCGGGAAAAGGGCTGGTCGCCGTCGGCGCGGTGGCGCGGCTCTTGGGCATTCCGCGGGACACCGTGCGCAACTGGGTGACCATGGAATTCCGCCGCCGGTACGTGGACGCCGGGTTCAGGTACGCGGAGGAGCATCTCCCCAAACGTGATGTGTTTGCCCTTGAGCCGCCCCAAGCGGCCCTGCCCCGTGTGATCCTCGATGCCCATCAAGCGGTGCTGTTGGGGCTCGGCGTGTCGGAGTGCGGGTGCGGGCCGGCCTGCCTGTCCGGCCGTGAGCGGTCGCCGGACGAGTGGGTCGCCGCGCACGTGAGCGAGGCCCGGCAGCTCGTCTCGTCCCTCAAGAACCGGAGATTTCCCGGGGTGACCGTGTATCGCGGCCCGGAGGCAAAAATGATGGTGATGGTGGGCGCCGATCCTACCGAGGCGCTGGCGGATGAGGATACGGGTCGCAACCAGGTCGTCCTAGTCGCGGCCGATCTCGCCGACGCGGTCCGGTTGATGGGAATCGCCCAGCGCCTTGTCCGGGACCAGGATATGGAAGTCTGGGTCGCGGTCGACGAAACGCTGGCGGGCCGGACGCAGAGCGTGCCCGTTCACACGCTCGAGCAGATGGCCAGCCACCCGCCGCCGGCACGCCGCGAAGGGATGCCTGCCGGGACCGCAGGCTGGCCGCTCAGCGTGGAGCAGGACGGTGGGCCCGGCGCCGAGGTCGGATATGTGACCTGGGGAGCGGCGCAAGGAGTCGTCCGTGAAGCGGTGGCGTTGTGCCGGAGTTTCGGACTGGCCGTCTCCGCGCTCTATCCGAAGGTGTTGAACCCGGCGCCGGTCGACGATATTCGATCCTTCGCCGCATCGGTCGGGCGCCTGGTCGTGGTGGAGCCGGGGCGGTCCGGGTGCTACACGAATTGGGTGGAGGCGCAGACCGGGCTCACTACCGCCACCATCGAGCCGGAGCCGGGAGCAGCCCTGACGCCGATGGATCTGTTCATGCGAGAAGGCCTCGGAGCGTAG
- a CDS encoding carbon monoxide dehydrogenase beta subunit family protein, which translates to MKPYEMTVGPEGYLPPAVSSKGVVLPSKGEGLVMGRIVPEQQAIEEAARRLLSATNPTIFPGPLVLWAWNEQASREAKVVKALAEAVPARVIPMADYRPKYPKIVPEREINPNHPNLTIWKNKIDVCLFVGVHCHQSNIALKIIRGGTNCFTIALCTFNGDDEAHITIRDLTAETIQRIVDAVKRLKQTKSPTGSDGRFAPMGRA; encoded by the coding sequence ATGAAGCCTTATGAAATGACGGTCGGTCCGGAGGGGTATCTTCCTCCCGCGGTGTCGTCCAAAGGGGTGGTTCTGCCTTCCAAGGGGGAGGGGCTGGTGATGGGCCGGATCGTGCCGGAGCAGCAGGCGATCGAGGAGGCGGCGCGGCGGCTCCTCTCGGCCACGAACCCCACCATCTTTCCCGGTCCGCTCGTCTTATGGGCCTGGAATGAGCAGGCGTCGCGCGAGGCCAAGGTGGTGAAGGCGCTGGCCGAGGCGGTCCCGGCCAGGGTCATCCCGATGGCGGATTATCGGCCGAAATATCCGAAGATCGTCCCGGAGCGGGAAATCAACCCGAACCACCCCAATCTCACCATCTGGAAGAATAAGATCGATGTCTGCCTTTTTGTCGGCGTCCATTGCCATCAGTCCAACATCGCGCTGAAGATCATCCGAGGCGGAACCAATTGCTTCACGATCGCGCTCTGCACCTTCAACGGAGACGATGAAGCGCACATCACGATCCGCGATTTGACGGCTGAGACGATCCAGCGCATCGTCGATGCGGTGAAGCGATTGAAACAGACCAAGTCGCCCACCGGGTCGGACGGGCGATTCGCGCCGATGGGACGGGCATAA
- a CDS encoding carboxypeptidase regulatory-like domain-containing protein translates to MRMFVQAVCVAVMSGLAGAAWAYEEVPVPEGGAVAGTVIFDGKVPKPKGYNLTTLPDPVYCGRISDGQGWRILQPFDVGPAGEFRDVVVYLEGVEKGKPFPDNGVPQIQAKDCLFLPFTTVVRDKQSVTVVNMDPVMHDIQAYETSHLGPRVLFNVPLPMNPRHPRNFKDRSEAALYHKHMAGAPMKQFVNLSKGRRIFVMQCGFHAYMESWGLAVQNPYYAKADEQGRFIIADVPPGTYTLAIWHPYIRTAIRQTVTVGPQQTIETRLVVPAPTGRLYANEVLDHPYNRYSVTEEVKKEIEPMVETQRH, encoded by the coding sequence ATGAGAATGTTCGTGCAAGCGGTCTGTGTGGCGGTCATGAGCGGCTTGGCGGGGGCGGCGTGGGCCTACGAAGAAGTTCCTGTGCCGGAGGGAGGCGCCGTCGCCGGCACCGTGATCTTCGATGGAAAAGTCCCCAAGCCGAAAGGATACAACCTCACGACGTTGCCCGATCCGGTGTATTGCGGGCGTATTTCCGACGGACAGGGCTGGCGTATTCTGCAACCCTTCGACGTGGGGCCAGCGGGTGAGTTTCGCGATGTGGTGGTGTATCTGGAAGGGGTCGAGAAGGGCAAGCCCTTTCCCGACAACGGTGTGCCCCAAATCCAGGCGAAAGATTGTCTGTTTCTCCCGTTCACCACGGTCGTGCGGGACAAACAATCGGTGACGGTGGTCAATATGGACCCGGTCATGCACGACATTCAGGCGTATGAAACTTCACATTTGGGCCCCCGCGTGCTGTTCAACGTGCCGCTGCCGATGAACCCCCGGCATCCGCGGAACTTCAAGGACCGCAGCGAGGCCGCCCTGTACCACAAACACATGGCCGGAGCGCCCATGAAGCAATTCGTCAACTTGAGCAAGGGCCGGCGGATCTTCGTCATGCAATGCGGCTTCCACGCATACATGGAAAGCTGGGGGCTGGCCGTCCAGAACCCGTATTATGCGAAGGCCGACGAGCAGGGCCGGTTCATCATCGCTGATGTGCCGCCGGGCACCTACACGTTGGCCATTTGGCATCCGTACATTCGGACCGCGATCAGACAAACCGTGACCGTCGGTCCCCAACAGACGATCGAAACTCGCCTGGTGGTCCCGGCGCCGACCGGGCGGCTCTATGCCAATGAAGTATTGGACCATCCGTACAACCGGTACAGCGTCACGGAAGAAGTGAAGAAAGAAATCGAGCCGATGGTGGAAACCCAGCGTCATTGA
- the hyfB gene encoding hydrogenase 4 subunit B translates to MLNLLWLLLGCYALGMLSPLCLRRPQAQALAAHLFAAAGTGIGVGLGIRGLLSAEPLAAAAVSSLPLLTFAIRLDPLASFFLLTVSLVALAVSIYAIGYVPHIRGGASVKGLGALYNAFLASMTLVVLADNGFFFLIVWELMSLLSYFLVVTEHEKADVRYAGLFYLIMAHVGTAFILLAFLIFFQQVGSFSFDAFRHAAAPLPEGMRTLAFVMALIGFGAKAGIVPLHVWLPYAHPAAPSHVSALMSGVMIKTAIYALVRVYFDFLGGQFPWWWGFVVLVVGAVSALLGVMYALMEHDLKSLLAYHSVENIGIILLGIGAGMIFQTYGLKELAALGVLAGLYHTVNHATFKALLFLGAGSLLYATHTRNLEEYGGLLRRMPWTGLFFLIGAVSISALPPTNGFVSEWLVFQTLFLSFQIPAVLLKLVLPLAGAMLALTGVLALACFAKAFGISFLALPRSTHARRAQEVPVSMRLGMGALAALCVLLGIGPMMVVPLLDRVVAPFAGTAIGGKVVALDGWALAPVNVEFSSVSSPAIALGLIALSLLGLALVAVFGGLAKKRYFKTWGCGINLTPRMEYTATGFVQPIKRVFSAIYRPTVKLEAEMLEESRYFAKRRRFEIHIEPVFQKYLYDPVVRFFSTMADRLRVIQAGSLHLYLTYIFVTLVMLLLLAV, encoded by the coding sequence ATGCTGAACCTGTTGTGGTTGTTGCTCGGGTGCTATGCGCTCGGGATGCTGTCACCCCTGTGCCTGCGGCGGCCACAGGCGCAAGCGCTGGCCGCCCACCTGTTTGCCGCCGCCGGGACCGGAATCGGGGTTGGTCTTGGGATTCGGGGACTGCTCTCTGCGGAGCCGCTCGCCGCCGCGGCCGTATCGTCCCTGCCGCTGCTCACCTTTGCCATCAGGCTCGACCCCCTCGCCTCGTTCTTCCTGCTCACCGTCTCGCTCGTCGCCCTCGCCGTCTCAATCTACGCGATCGGCTACGTCCCGCACATCCGGGGCGGTGCCTCCGTGAAAGGACTCGGCGCGCTTTATAACGCCTTCTTGGCCTCGATGACGCTGGTGGTGCTGGCGGACAACGGCTTCTTCTTTCTCATTGTCTGGGAGCTGATGTCGCTGCTTTCCTATTTCCTGGTGGTGACGGAGCATGAGAAAGCGGACGTGCGCTACGCGGGCTTGTTCTACCTGATCATGGCGCACGTCGGCACCGCCTTCATCCTCCTGGCGTTTCTGATCTTCTTCCAGCAGGTTGGGTCGTTTTCATTTGACGCGTTCCGGCATGCTGCCGCGCCTCTGCCGGAAGGGATGCGAACCCTCGCATTTGTCATGGCGCTGATCGGTTTCGGCGCCAAAGCCGGGATCGTGCCGCTCCACGTCTGGCTTCCCTATGCCCACCCGGCCGCGCCCTCGCATGTCTCGGCGCTGATGTCCGGGGTCATGATCAAGACGGCGATCTACGCGCTGGTTCGCGTCTACTTCGATTTCTTGGGCGGCCAGTTCCCGTGGTGGTGGGGGTTCGTGGTGCTCGTCGTCGGCGCGGTGTCGGCGCTGTTGGGCGTCATGTACGCGCTGATGGAGCATGATCTCAAAAGTCTGCTGGCCTATCACAGCGTCGAGAACATCGGGATCATTCTGCTGGGGATCGGGGCGGGTATGATCTTTCAGACGTACGGGCTCAAGGAGTTAGCCGCGCTGGGCGTGCTGGCCGGGCTCTACCATACCGTCAATCACGCGACGTTCAAGGCGCTGCTCTTCTTGGGAGCCGGCTCGCTACTGTACGCGACTCACACGCGCAACTTGGAAGAATACGGAGGCTTGCTCCGCCGCATGCCCTGGACGGGGCTCTTCTTTCTGATCGGAGCGGTCTCCATCTCGGCGTTGCCTCCTACGAACGGGTTCGTCAGCGAGTGGCTCGTCTTCCAAACTCTGTTTCTCAGTTTTCAGATTCCGGCCGTGCTGCTGAAACTGGTGCTGCCGCTCGCCGGGGCGATGTTGGCCCTGACAGGGGTGCTGGCGCTCGCCTGCTTTGCGAAAGCGTTCGGTATCTCGTTTCTCGCGCTGCCCCGGAGCACCCATGCGCGGCGCGCGCAAGAAGTGCCGGTCTCCATGCGCCTCGGCATGGGTGCGCTGGCCGCGCTCTGCGTGCTGCTCGGGATCGGGCCGATGATGGTGGTGCCGCTGTTGGACCGGGTCGTCGCTCCGTTTGCGGGGACGGCGATCGGCGGCAAAGTGGTGGCGCTCGACGGCTGGGCCTTGGCGCCCGTGAACGTGGAATTTTCCAGTGTCTCTTCTCCGGCGATCGCCCTCGGATTGATCGCCTTGTCGCTCCTGGGCCTCGCGTTGGTCGCGGTGTTCGGCGGCCTGGCCAAGAAACGTTATTTCAAGACATGGGGTTGCGGGATCAACCTGACGCCCCGCATGGAATACACCGCGACCGGGTTCGTCCAGCCGATCAAGCGGGTATTCAGCGCGATCTATCGACCCACAGTGAAGTTAGAGGCGGAGATGCTCGAAGAGTCGCGCTATTTCGCCAAGCGGCGCCGGTTCGAAATCCATATTGAGCCGGTCTTCCAGAAATATCTTTACGATCCGGTTGTCCGGTTCTTTTCGACCATGGCCGACCGCCTGCGGGTCATCCAGGCCGGAAGTCTCCATCTCTACCTGACTTACATCTTCGTGACGCTCGTGATGTTGTTGCTCTTGGCTGTGTAG
- a CDS encoding NADH-quinone oxidoreductase subunit H gives MLQAAMLVVAQTIVLLGVSPFLVGLIRKVKARLQLRRGASVFQPYADLAKLFRKQPVVSTATSWIFTATPYLVFASTLAAGLLVPVFTSRIPLSFAGNIIALVYLLALGTFFLILAGLDAGSAFGGMGSSREAIVASLTEPAMIMSIFAIALTAGSTNLSTIVHKTALLEGIVTDPSPHLMALAALFIVAIAETGRVPVDNPATHLELTMIHEAMILEYSGRYLALVEWAAGLKLLVFLTLIVNVFAPWGIATDMEPVALTVGLLAYVAKVSGLAVGIGVLESMFAKLRLFRVTEFLGVAFILALLGMIFFYVLRG, from the coding sequence ATGCTGCAAGCCGCCATGTTGGTAGTCGCCCAAACGATCGTCTTGCTGGGGGTTTCCCCGTTCCTCGTAGGGCTCATTCGGAAGGTGAAGGCGCGCCTGCAACTGCGCCGGGGGGCGAGCGTCTTCCAGCCCTATGCCGATCTGGCCAAGCTCTTTCGCAAGCAGCCGGTCGTTTCGACCGCGACGTCATGGATCTTCACGGCGACGCCGTACCTCGTCTTCGCGTCCACGCTGGCGGCCGGTCTCTTGGTCCCGGTCTTCACGTCCAGGATCCCGCTGAGCTTCGCGGGCAACATCATTGCGCTCGTGTACCTGTTGGCGCTCGGCACCTTCTTTCTCATCCTCGCCGGCCTGGACGCCGGCTCGGCCTTCGGCGGGATGGGGAGCAGTCGGGAAGCGATCGTGGCTTCGCTGACCGAGCCGGCCATGATCATGTCCATCTTCGCCATCGCGCTGACTGCCGGATCCACGAATCTCTCCACCATCGTGCACAAGACCGCCTTGCTGGAAGGGATCGTGACCGATCCCTCGCCGCACCTGATGGCGCTGGCAGCGCTGTTCATTGTGGCCATCGCCGAAACCGGCCGGGTCCCGGTGGATAATCCCGCGACGCACCTTGAGCTCACGATGATCCATGAGGCCATGATCCTGGAATATTCGGGGCGGTACCTGGCGCTCGTGGAGTGGGCGGCCGGTCTCAAGTTGCTGGTGTTCCTCACGCTGATCGTGAACGTGTTTGCGCCCTGGGGGATCGCCACCGACATGGAACCGGTCGCGCTCACGGTCGGCCTTCTGGCCTATGTGGCGAAGGTCTCGGGGTTGGCCGTGGGGATCGGCGTTCTCGAATCCATGTTCGCCAAACTCCGGCTGTTTCGTGTGACGGAATTTCTGGGCGTCGCGTTCATCCTGGCGCTCCTGGGAATGATCTTTTTCTACGTTCTGAGAGGATGA
- a CDS encoding hydrogenase has translation MPFISSQIGSQLVDLCSALLLLVCFGIVAQRRLLACVDLFALQSGFLALTATVVAFLTGIHHIYVAAALTVVIKVIVIPRILKQVIERLNVTRELVMNVNIPTGLLICGGLVMLAFSISQPIIPLGFLLTRDSLAIALAIVLIGFFTMIARKKAVTQVIGFLVMENGLFLGATAAAYGMPLIVELGVFFDVLVGALIIGIYTHRLQDAFDTVDTSKLTILKE, from the coding sequence GTGCCGTTTATCTCGTCTCAGATCGGTTCGCAATTGGTGGATCTTTGCTCCGCGCTGCTCCTGCTGGTCTGCTTCGGCATCGTGGCGCAGCGGAGGCTTTTGGCCTGTGTGGACTTGTTCGCTCTGCAGTCGGGCTTCCTGGCGCTGACCGCGACTGTGGTGGCGTTTCTCACGGGCATCCACCATATCTATGTCGCGGCCGCGCTCACCGTCGTGATCAAGGTTATCGTGATCCCCCGCATTCTCAAACAGGTCATCGAGCGGTTGAACGTGACGCGCGAGCTGGTCATGAACGTGAACATCCCCACCGGGTTGCTGATCTGCGGAGGGCTGGTGATGTTGGCCTTTTCCATCTCTCAGCCCATTATCCCGTTGGGATTCCTGCTGACCCGGGATTCCCTCGCCATTGCTCTCGCGATCGTGCTGATCGGCTTCTTCACGATGATCGCCCGCAAGAAGGCCGTCACGCAGGTGATCGGCTTCCTGGTCATGGAGAACGGCCTGTTCCTCGGCGCCACCGCGGCCGCCTACGGCATGCCGCTGATCGTGGAGCTGGGCGTGTTCTTTGACGTGCTGGTGGGCGCCTTGATCATCGGGATCTATACCCATCGGCTGCAGGATGCCTTCGACACGGTGGATACGAGCAAGCTCACGATTCTCAAGGAGTAG